In a single window of the Streptomyces sp. NBC_00094 genome:
- a CDS encoding LuxR family transcriptional regulator encodes MLGAIGLDERQESAYRALVALGAAEVTDLAHRLAMPERDTERALRRLESQGLAAQSSARTGRWVAAPPGVALGALLTQQRHELEQAELAAALLAEEYRAEAAEAAVHDLVEVVTGASAVTHRFLQLQLGATEEVCALVTGKPIAVTGMENDAEEMAAGRGVRYRVVIEREVLTLPSGLLELSAALGREERIRVADRVPTKLVVADRSLAMVPLTGRGAEPAAIVVHASGLLESLMGLFESVWREALPLRLGAGAQITEEEVPGPDVMDLEILSLLLAGMTDASVAKQLDLGLRTVQRRVKGLMELTGVTTRLQLGWHAYEKGWVARG; translated from the coding sequence ATGCTGGGAGCGATAGGGCTCGACGAACGCCAGGAGTCCGCGTACCGCGCCCTGGTCGCGCTGGGCGCGGCCGAGGTCACCGATCTCGCGCACCGGCTCGCCATGCCCGAACGGGACACCGAGCGGGCGCTGCGCCGGCTGGAGTCGCAGGGGCTCGCCGCGCAGTCCTCGGCCAGGACCGGGCGGTGGGTGGCGGCGCCCCCGGGGGTCGCGCTGGGCGCGCTGCTGACCCAGCAGCGCCACGAGCTGGAGCAGGCCGAGCTGGCGGCGGCGCTGCTGGCGGAGGAGTACCGGGCGGAGGCCGCGGAGGCCGCCGTCCACGACCTGGTGGAGGTGGTGACCGGAGCGAGCGCCGTCACCCACCGCTTCCTCCAGCTCCAGCTGGGGGCGACGGAGGAGGTCTGCGCCCTCGTGACGGGCAAGCCCATCGCGGTCACCGGGATGGAGAACGACGCGGAGGAGATGGCCGCGGGGCGGGGCGTGCGCTACCGGGTGGTGATCGAGCGCGAGGTGCTCACCCTTCCCTCCGGGCTGCTCGAACTGTCGGCGGCGCTCGGCCGCGAGGAGCGGATCCGGGTCGCGGACCGCGTGCCCACCAAGCTGGTGGTCGCCGACCGGTCGCTGGCCATGGTGCCGCTGACCGGGCGGGGCGCGGAGCCGGCGGCGATCGTCGTGCACGCGAGCGGGCTCCTCGAATCGCTGATGGGGCTCTTCGAGTCGGTGTGGCGGGAGGCGCTGCCGCTGCGGCTCGGGGCGGGCGCGCAGATCACCGAGGAGGAGGTGCCGGGCCCGGACGTGATGGACCTGGAGATCCTGTCGCTGCTGCTCGCCGGGATGACGGACGCGAGCGTGGCCAAGCAGCTCGACCTGGGGCTGCGGACCGTGCAGCGGCGGGTCAAGGGGCTGATGGAGCTGACCGGGGTGACGACCCGGCTCCAGCTGGGCTGGCACGCGTACGAGAAGGGCTGGGTGGCCCGCGGCTGA